From Danio rerio strain Tuebingen ecotype United States chromosome 7, GRCz12tu, whole genome shotgun sequence, the proteins below share one genomic window:
- the LOC141375141 gene encoding uncharacterized protein, whose protein sequence is MSKHGDSSRLSQLEVRSECKSSTSRRSSSSAASLAAAQARANAEAARARAEYAKRQIDMEVEKARMEAKLNALKQEGEAEAALAAARVLEAAVLEQPEFVEPPNLPATATSVSRTEEYVKSHFHNNTNMKPEKMDKEEDDTHNSHNVEPSQPHTAPDSCEYTNRSPPACQSRFSPPHSNLRTSDISHLATLLSRRDLLTAGLTVFDNKPETYLAWKSMFHNATEDLDLKCSEELDLIIKWLSGESLQHALRVRAVHINDPVTGLQRLWQRLDRNYGSSEVIEASLFKRLESFPRVSPKDNHLLQELADLLLEIEAAKNEGYLPGLSFLDTSRGINPIVEKLPHSMQEAWVNQGSKYKKEHDVHYPPFTFLVQFVNGYAEMKMDPSFSLQNCYSAPMKAERPPVRQPRFRAPVTTNKTQIGASYNKLQSQPLEPDKQCPVHKKPHSLAKCRGFRMKTLDERKSLLKQLSICFKCLSSTDHRAKDCKDVICCSECNSDMHITAMHPGPPPWTVAYSETLTEAQGGEPEPLSPKVSTSNCTEVCGQGLQGKSCSKICLVSVYHRSEPNKKRKMYAILDDQSNVSLARSPFFDMFDQHGEVLPYTLKTCSGTVDKMGRRAHGFVIENINGKVSMPLPSLTECNQIPDNRSEIPTAKAAAVHPHLSHIAGEIPPLNPSADILLLLGRDVIRAHKVRRQVNGPHDAPYAQQLDLGWVIVGDVCLSGAHRPTVNSYKTNILDNGRPSFLSPCKNRFYTKLKFTTDSPLVQSTQVKDELGKCIFKQTTEDEKIALSADDEAFVNIMRNEFAKNESNDWVAPLPFRSPRPRLPNNREQTLNRLMSLRKTLKRKPEMEDHYLEFMERLFKKGHAEKAPPIKPHQECWYLPHFGIYHPQKPGKIRIVFDSSAECENVSLNQVLLKGPDLNSSLVGVLLRFRSDLYAVMADVEQMFHNFRVREDHRNYLRFLWFHDHNLDGQVEEFHMTVHVFGNCPSPSVAIYGLKRTAEEGEEEYGSDVREFIERHFYVDDGLKSFTSETQAIDVLRRTQKMLAQSNIRLHKISSNSPVVTSAFPHEDLATGLQGLDLGQHPPPMQHSLGLGWDLSTDQFSFQVEISDKPFTKRGVLSVINSLYDPLGFAVPVSIEGRSILREISTDISEWDTPLPKEKQERWQKWKDSLKHLQHLKIPRMYTCIPLSEAQRKEVHIFCDASTKAVGAVAYLKLIDINGKSEVGFLLGKARLAPKPDITIPRLELCAAVLAVEVAELIQGELDTIMHEVNFYTDSKVVLGYIFNEKRRFYVYVHNRVERIKRSTETHQWHYVSTHLNPADHATRALHAKHLPLSTWLSGPAFLADSGQSSTQEKPFDLISPETDAELRPEIVSCATSLSEHRLGTARFERFSSWTCLRKAVARLQHIAKTFKENSEEICHGWHKCNKYLTEEQLQVAGDTIIYAIQREVFADEIRGMEKDNPMHKQSPFYKLSPFMDSNKLLRVGGRLTRAQLTTNEKHPVIIPSKHHVSQLIIRHFHAQVHHQGRHFTEGAIRAAGFWIVGGKRAVSAVIFRCVTCRRLRGKRQEQVMSDLPEDRMNTDPPFTCVGLDIFGPWTVTTRKTRGGQAESKRWAVIFVCMSTRAIHIEVIESMDTSSFINSLRRFFALRGAAKLLRSDCGTNFVSACRELQVSKLGCHNKEINNYLEDSGCQWLFNPPHASHMAGSWERMIGVSRRILDAMLLHHGNAKLTHEVLVTFMAEVTAIVNARPLTAVSTDPEHPEILTPAMLLTQKVGVPPVPPGQFDNHDLFRAQWRRVQYLANVFWGRWKREYLSGLQHRRKWMTPKPNLQVGDVVLLKEGQEKRNDWPLGLITRTFPSKDDMVRKIEVKVIRNGEKRLYLRPISEVVLLVSRDCT, encoded by the coding sequence AAAGAAGAGGATGACACTCACAACAGCCATAATGTAGAACCAAGCCAACCACACACTGCTCCAGATTCATGTGAATACACCAACAGATCTCCACCCGCTTGTCAGTCCAGGTTTTCACCACCTCACTCAAACCTAAGAACATCTGACATATCACACCTTGCTACTCTCCTCTCACGTCGTGATCTATTGACAGCAGGGCTCACAGTGTTTGATAATAAACCGGAGACTTATTTAGCCTGGAAATCTATGTTTCACAATGCCACTGAAGATTTGGATCTAAAATGTAGTGAAGAGCTTGACTTAATCATTAAATGGCTTAGTGGCGAATCCCTTCAGCATGCTCTCAGAGTTAGAGCTGTACACATTAACGACCCAGTCACTGGTCTTCAACGTTTATGGCAAAGGCTAGACAGAAATTATGGCTCGTCTGAAGTCATTGAAGCTTCTTTGTTTAAACGTTTGGAGAGTTTTCCTAGAGTGTCGCCCAAAGACAACCACCTCTTACAGGAGTTAGCTGATCTGCTTTTAGAAATCGAAGCAGCCAAAAACGAAGGTTATCTTCCTGGCCTCAGCTTTCTTGACACTTCAAGGGGAATAAACCCAATAGTAGAAAAGCTCCCACATAGCATGCAAGAGGCGTGGGTCAACCAAGGATCTAAGTATAAGAAAGAGCATGATGTTCACTATCCACCTTTCACCTTCTTAGTTCAGTTTGTTAATGGCTATGCTGAAATGAAAATGGATCCCAGCTTCTCTCTGCAAAACTGCTACAGTGCACCTATGAAAGCGGAACGGCCACCAGTAAGACAACCACGGTTCAGAGCCCCAGTGACAACAAACAAAACGCAGATTGGCGCATCCTATAATAAGTTACAGTCTCAGCCACTTGAACCAGATAAACAGTGCCCTGTTCACAAAAAGCCACATTCACTTGCCAAATGTAGAGGCTTTAGAATGAAAACACTAGATGAGAGGAAGAGTCTTCTGAAACAGCTTTCCATCTGCTTCAAGTGTCTTTCGTCTACTGATCACAGAGCCAAAGACTGTAAGGATGTCATTTGCTGTTCAGAATGCAACAGCGACATGCACATTACTGCTATGCATCCTGGTCCACCCCCGTGGACAGTTGCATACTCCGAAACATTAACAGAGGCACAAGGCGGGGAGCCAGAACCCCTAAGCCCCAAAGTGTCCACGTCCAATTGTACTGAAGTATGCGGTCAAGGACTGCAAGGAAAGTCTTGTTCAAAAATTTGCCTTGTCAGTGTATATCACAGGTCAGAACCGAATAAGAAAAGGAAAATGTATGCCATTTTAGATGACCAAAGTAATGTCTCACTGGCTCGGTCCCCCTTTTTTGATATGTTTGATCAGCATGGTGAAGTCCTTCCATATACACTGAAAACATGCTCTGGCACAGTAGACAAAATGGGGCGTAGAGCTCATGGCTTTGTCATTGAGAATATTAACGGGAAGGTGTCTATGCCACTGCCTAGTCTCACTGAATGCAATCAGATTCCAGACAACAGGAGCGAAATACCTACAGCAAAAGCAGCAGCTGTTCATCCTCATTTGTCTCATATAGCTGGAGAAATAccacctctaaatccatcagcaGATATTCTCCTCCTCCTGGGTCGAGATGTCATTCGAGCTCACAAGGTACGACGCCAAGTGAACGGCCCCCATGATGCACCTTACGCTCAGCAGCTCGATCTTGGGTGGGTCATTGTTGGAGATGTCTGTCTCTCAGGAGCTCATAGGCCTACAGTGAACTCTTACAAGACAAATATTCTAGATAATGGTCGCCCCAGTTTCCTCTCACCCTGTAAAAATAGATTTTACACTAAACTGAAGTTCACAACAGATAGCCCTCTTGTCCAAAGCACACAAGTCAAAGATGAGCTGGGaaaatgcatatttaaacaaacaacagaGGATGAAAAGATAGCACTGTCTGCAGATGATGAGGCTTTTGTGAACATTATGCGAAATGAGTTCGCTAAAAATGAATCTAATGACTGGGTAGCCCCACTTCCTTTCCGTTCTCCACGACCACGCTTACCCAACAACAGAGAGCAGACTCTCAATCGCCTCATGTCATTAAGAAAGACACTGAAAAGAAAACCTGAGATGGAGGACCACTATCTGGAGTTTATGGAAAGGCTCTTCAAAAAAGGACATGCAGAAAAGGCTCCTCCCATCAAACCCCACCAAGAATGTTGGTATCTTCCACACTTTGGCATTTACCATCCACAAAAGCCAGGTAAAATAAGAATTGTTTTTGACTCAAGTGCTGAGTGTGAAAATGTCTCTCTAAATCAGGTGTTGCTTAAAGGCCCTGATTTAAATAGCAGTCTTGTAGGTGTGCTTCTGCGCTTCAGGAGTGACCTATATGCTGTTATGGCTGATGTGGAGCAAATGTTTCACAACTTTAGAGTCAGGGAAGACCATCGCAACTACCTGCGCTTTCTGTGGTTCCATGACCACAACTTGGATGGACAAGTGGAAGAATTTCACATGACTGTTCATGTGTTTGGAAATTGCCCATCACCATCAGTTGCTATTTACGGACTCAAGAGAACTGCTGAAGAAGGAGAAGAGGAATATGGCAGTGATGTGAGGGAATTTATAGAGCGCCATTTTTATGTTGATGATGGGCTAAAATCATTCACCTCTGAGACTCAAGCTATTGACGTGCTACGTAGAACGCAAAAAATGCTGGCTCAGTCTAACATTCGCCTACACAAGATCTCATCGAATAGTCCTGTCGTTACCAGTGCTTTTCCACACGAAGATCTAGCCACAGGGCTGCAGGGACTCGATCTCGGACAACATCCACCACCCATGCAACACAGTCTGGGATTAGGTTGGGACCTGTCTACGGATCAGTTCTCATTTCAAGTTGAGATCAGTGACAAGCCTTTCACCAAACGAGGAGTGTTATCTGTTATCAATAGTTTATATGACCCCCTTGGGTTTGCTGTGCCAGTCAGCATTGAAGGTCGCTCCATTCTGAGAGAGATTTCTACTGACATCAGTGAATGGGATACCCCACTACCGAAGGAGAAACAAGAGAGGTGGCAAAAATGGAAAGACTCTCTAAAACACCTACAACATCTTAAGATTCCTCGAATGTACACATGCATTCCATTGTCCGAAGCACAAAGAAAGGAAGTGCATATTTTCTGTGACGCTTCCACTAAAGCTGTTGGGGCTGTGGCCTATCTGAAGCTCATCGACATAAATGGGAAGAGTGAAGTGGGTTTTCTTCTCGGCAAAGCTAGGCTTGCACCAAAGCCAGATATCACCATTCCTAGGCTGGAACTTTGTGCCGCTGTACTGGCCGTAGAAGTGGCAGAACTGATCCAGGGAGAGCTTGACACTATCATGCATGAGGTAAACTTTTACACAGATTCAAAAGTGGTGCTTGGCTATATCTTCAATGAGAAGAGACGCTTCTATGTGTATGTCCATAACCGTGTGGAACGCATTAAACGTTCAACCGAGACCCATCAATGGCATTATGTGTCCACACATCTTAACCCAGCTGATCATGCCACAAGAGCACTGCATGCTAAGCATCTACCCCTTTCTACATGGCTCAGTGGACCTGCATTCCTCGCCGACTCAGGGCAAAGTTCGACACAGGAAAAGCCCTTTGATCTTATTAGCCCCGAAACTGATGCTGAACTTCGCCCGGAGATTGTATCATGTGCTACCTCCTTGTCAGAACACAGGCTCGGAACTGCAAGATTTGAAAGATTCTCCAGTTGGACTTGTTTGAGAAAGGCTGTGGCTAGGTTGCAACACATTGCTAAGACTTTCAAAGAAAACTCAGAAGAAATATGTCACGGATGGCACAAGTGTAACAAGTACCTTACTGAAGAACAACTTCAGGTAGCAGGGGATACCATTATCTATGCAATTCAAAGAGAGGTGTTTGCAGATGAAATCAGGGGTATGGAAAAGGACAATCCCATGCACAAACAAAGCCCTTTCTACAAGTTAAGTCCCTTTATGGACAGTAACAAACTTCTCAGAGTCGGAGGTCGACTTACAAGGGCTCAATTGACAACAAATGAAAAGCATCCTGTAATTATTCCCAGCAAACACCACGTATCTCAGCTCATAATAAGACACTTTCATGCACAAGTACACCACCAGGGCAGACACTTCACTGAAGGTGCGATCAGAGCTGCAGGGTTTTGGATAGTTGGTGGGAAGAGAGCGGTTAGTGCTGTCATCTTTCGCTGTGTCACATGTCGAAGACTAAGAGGCAAACGGCAAGAGCAAGTTATGTCAGATCTGCCAGAAGACAGAATGAACACAGATCCTCCTTTCACATGTGTAGGACTAGATATCTTTGGCCCATGGACTGTCACAACTAGGAAAACGCGAGGAGGCCAAGCGGAGTCAAAAAGATGGGCAGTCATCTTTGTATGTATGAGCACTCGTGCCATACACATTGAAGTGATCGAATCTATGGACACTTCATCGTTCATCAATTCCCTGAGACGATTCTTTGCCCTACGTGGTGCTGCTAAGCTGCTCAGATCCGACTGTGGCACAAATTTTGTGAGTGCTTGCCGAGAACTCCAAGTAAGTAAACTGGGGTGTCACAATAAAGAAATCAACAACTATCTGGAAGATAGTGGATGTCAGTGGCTGTTTAATCCACCACACGCTTCACATATGGCGGGATCTTGGGAGCGTATGATTGGAGTCAGTCGGCGAATTCTGGATGCAATGCTGCTGCATCATGGAAATGCTAAGCTTACACATGAGGTGTTAGTGACGTTCATGGCTGAAGTCACTGCAATTGTCAATGCACGGCCACTTACAGCAGTTTCCACTGATCCTGAGCATCCTGAGATCCTCACGCCTGCTATGTTGCTCACACAAAAGGTTGGAGTGCCTCCGGTTCCACCGGGTCAGTTTGACAATCATGACCTCTTTAGAGCACAATGGAGACGTGTTCAGTATCTTGCGAATGTATTCTGGGGACGGTGGAAGAGAGAATACCTCAGTGGATTACAACATCGTCGCAAGTGGATGACACCAAAACCAAATCTACAAGTCGGAGATGTCGTTCTTCTCAAGGAAGGACAGGAAAAAAGGAACGACTGGCCTCTTGGACTCATTACAAGAACTTTTCCAAGCAAGGATGACATGGTCAGGAAAATTGAAGTCAAAGTCATTCGAAATGGGGAAAAGAGACTATACTTGAGGCCCATCAGTGAAGTTGTCCTTCTGGTCTCTAGGGACTGCACCTGA